AAAAGTTGTTCATCGCAGTACTTTTTGATACCCAATCAGTCCTGCCACGATCACGGCGTTGCTCAGCGTCAGGAAAGCTTCAGCTCCTCCATGCAGGGGATCAATGGCCACCAGCTCACTCCCAAATTGCAGATCAGCAATCAAAGCTGCTGCAATGGTCATCCCGACAAACAACAGCGTGAGCTGAAAGCCACGACGACTGAGAGCGGGAAGCAATCGACGTTGTCCTAGGTAATAGAGAAAAATCAGATAGGGAAACAGGGAGAGTGCGAACAACGGTGATGGATCGAAGTCAGGCATCAGAGCTGATCCTCAAAGTTTGTTGGCGCTTTGATTGACCATGCGGCCCAGGCCAGCATGGCGTTGCCGATCAAGGTGAATGATGCCTGGAGCGTCACTAGCCAGCGCAACTCTTCAGCGTTGTCGTAGAGGTGCCATGTGCACGCTGCCATTGCACTCACCAAAGCAGGAAGCATCGCCCAGGCGATTCGCTGAGTGGATGCTTCCTGACCAACGGGCTTGTATTGATGAATCAGCACGATGGCTATCAGCCATTCAGCCACGGAGGCCCAATGAATCCACCACGTCCCTAGCGATAGCGCGTGCATTTCATTTCAATGGCGTGGCCCACCGTAACGGTTGAAGACTTGGATAATGATCGGATCAACTGCTGATTGCTGGTGAAGGGGCTTCGCAGTGGGCGGAAGTTGAGAGTGCTGCTCTGTGGTTATTACGGCGAGCACAATCTCGGTGACGATGCTCTGCTTCAAGTGTTGGTGTCGCAGATTCCCTCTAATTGGGACCCCGTGGTGACAGCCAATGATTCAGCCGCTGTTCACACTTTGGTTCCCAGGGTGTCGACCGTGAATCGTCGATCACTGTTGGAAACCATTCAAGCCCTGAACCACGTTGATGCTCTGGTTCTTGGTGGAGGCAGTTTGCTTCA
Above is a window of Synechococcus sp. BIOS-U3-1 DNA encoding:
- a CDS encoding DUF3593 domain-containing protein; protein product: MPDFDPSPLFALSLFPYLIFLYYLGQRRLLPALSRRGFQLTLLFVGMTIAAALIADLQFGSELVAIDPLHGGAEAFLTLSNAVIVAGLIGYQKVLR
- a CDS encoding DUF2499 domain-containing protein yields the protein MHALSLGTWWIHWASVAEWLIAIVLIHQYKPVGQEASTQRIAWAMLPALVSAMAACTWHLYDNAEELRWLVTLQASFTLIGNAMLAWAAWSIKAPTNFEDQL